GCGGCGATGATGGTGGCGCGGATGTCGCGCAGGAACAGCAGCACGACGATGACGGCGAGGATGGCGCCTTCGAACAAGGTCGAAATCGCGGCTTCATAATTGCCCTTGGTGAATTCCACCGAGGTGTCGATCAGCTTGAGGTCGACGTCGGGATAGGCAACCTTGAGCGCATCGATGCGCTTCTGCACGGCCGCGGCGACCACCACGTCGCTGGCGCCCTTGGAGCGCTTGATGCCGAGCGCCACCACGGGCTCGCCGTTCAGGCGCGCGAAGGTCCGGCGATCGGCGATGGTGTCGGTGACGGTGCCGAGATCGTCAAGACGAACCTCGCCGCCGCCGAACAGCGGGATCATGGTGCCGGCGAGATCGTTGAGGGTCTTGGCGCCGGCGAGCGTGCGGATCGCCTGGTCGTTCTTGCCGATCTCGGCGCGGCCGCCGGCGAGGTCGACATTGGTGCCGCGCAGGATCTGGCTGACATTGACGGCGGTCAGCCCGGCGGCCTGCAGCCGGTCGGGATCGAGCGACACCAGGATCTCGCGCTCGACACCGCCGATGCGCTCGACCTGGGCGACGCCGCGCACGCCCTGCAGCGCGCGTTTGACGACGTCGTCGACGAAATAGGACAATTGCTCGGGCGTCTTGCCGGGCGAGATCGCGGCATAGGTGACGATCGGCAGGCCGATCACGTCGACGCGCTGGATCAGCGGCTCGTTGACGTTCTGCGGCAGGTTGGCGCGCACGCGGGTGACGGCGTCCTTGACGTCGTTCAGCGCGCGGTCGGTGTTGGTTTCGAGCGCGAACTGGATCGTGGTCAGCGACAGCCCGTCCGTGATCGAGGATGAGATATGCCGCACGCCCTCGACGCCGGAGACGCCGTCTTCGATGGTCTTGGTGACCTGCGACTCCAGCTCGGCCGGCGCCGCGCCGAATTGCGAGACCGCAACCGAGATCACGGGGATGTCGGCGCTCGGCAGCCGCGTCACCGCGAGCTTGGTGAAGCTGACCCAGCCCAGCACCAGCAGGATGATCGAGAAGACGATCGAGGGGAGCGGGTTCCGGATCGACCAGGCCGAGATATTCAGAGCCATCAGCGCACCCGTACCCGATCGAGTTCCTCGGCGAACATGGTCTTGATCTGGTCGCCGTCATGCAGCGAGGTGCCGGCGTCGGCCACGACGATTTCGCCGACGTCGAGGCCCTCGAGGATTTCCGTCGAAGTATCGGACACCAGTCCGACCTTCACTTTGCGTGTCTCGATGGTGTTTCCCTTCACCACCTGCACGGTCAGATGGTCGATGGCGGTGCGCGGAATGGCGACGCCGCAGCTGCGCTTGGCGTCGATGTTGGCGCGGGCAAACATGCCGATCTTGAGCGACGGGTTATTGGTCAGCGAGATCCGGATGTGGCCGAGCTGGGTGCTGCGGTCGATCTGCGGCGAGACCAGCCGCACGCGCCCGATCAGGTCGGGCACGTTGTCCCGGCTGACGCGCGCCGACGCGCCGGGATTGAGTTTCAGCATGTGGATCGCCGGTACTTCGGCATCCAGTTCGATTTCGTTGTTGACGGAGATCCGGAACATCGGCCCGGCTTGCGGCGAAGCGGGCGCGCCGGCGATGGTCCTGACTTCGGTGACGAGGCCGGCCGCCGGGGCGCGCAGCACCGTCGGCCCGGGTCGTCCGCCGGCCTGCTGAGGCGGCGGTGTCAGCCGCGCCAGTTCCTGATTCTCGGTGACCATGTCGCCTTCGCGGACCAGCACCTCGGAAACCCTGGAGCCTTCCTGTTCGACGCCGACCACCGCTTCCCGGCGCGGCACGATGAAGCCGGTGACCCGCACCATGTCGGAGAAACAGGCGTTGGTGGTTTTGGTGACGATGACGAGGGCGTTGGACGGGGTGTCTTTTTCCTCAGGCCGCGGACGGTGCTCGAACCAGTAGTATCCGGCCCCCAGCACGACAACGACGACCACGCCGATCGCAGGTTTGAGATATTCGGAGAGCTTCATCGCCGGATCAATCCAGACCTATCGGGTGGGACGGGTGGAGACGCTTTTATAGCGTTTTCCAGCGAAGTGGATACCGGCTCGCGCCAGGAAAATGCGTCAAATAAACACGGAGCCTCCGATCCGATCTGGTCGGAACGGAGGCTGCAGCCGCAAAACTCTACCCGGCACCACAATTCACTTACTTGGATGCGGTGGTCGTGCTCGCCATGTTGACGACCTGTACGCGGCGGTTCACTTCCGCGAGCGGGTGGCCGGGATCCTTGAGCTTGCTCTTGCCGTATCCGACGGTCACGAGGTCAGCGCCGGCAATGCCGAACTTGTCGGTCAGGTAGCGCTTGATCGAGTCGGCGCGGCGTTCGGAGAGGTCTTGATTGTACGCCTCGCCGCCGGCGGCGTCGGTATGGCCTGCCACCACGAAGGTCGAGCCCTTCAGATCGGGATTGGAAAGGGCCTTTCCGAGGGCCTGAACCGAGGGCAGCGACTTGGCGCTGATGTCGGCCGAGTTGTAATCGAAGGTGATTTCCAGATCGATATTCGGCTTGTCCTTGGCGAGGGTGGCGATTTCCTCGCGCTCGTTGACCGACAGCGAACGCGAGGGCCGGCCACGGATCTTCTGGACAAAGCGTCCTTCCTCGGCGCTGACCGCCGGGTCGACCTTCGGACCCACCGAGAGGCCGCGGGTCAGCGGCTTCTTGGCCGGCGCAAGCGCGCGGACGATCTGATCCTCGGTGACATCCTCGGCGGCGACGGCCTTCGCCATTCCGAAAGAAAGCGCGGCGCCGATCGTCACGATCGAAAGGATTGCGGTGAGATTTTTCCTTCCAGACATCTTGGTCATTGCCAGTCCCTCCTGCGCTGTCGGCGCGGTTCCAATCGATGCTCGATGAGCCGCCGGACAGATCGGGCGGAGCCCGGCCACCTCCCGGCGTGGCTACTTCCTTGGGTTTGTCTCTGGCGCCTGCCTGGGGGTTCGAGGCCGCGCCGGCCCCTTACTCAAATAATCGTTAACGTACCCCGTAACTCGCGAATTCCTTGACAATATTCGGATCCATGGCCTTGGCATTGGATATATCCAATTCGCCCTCGGAAATCGAGCCGTTTCGCTGCTTGGCGAGGCCGCGCCCGTACAGCGACGAGGTCAATCGCGGGTTGATCTTGAGGGCGGCGTCGAAATCAGCAATTGCATTCTTGGTCTGCCCGCTCTTCAGGTTGACGAGACCGCGGCTGTCGAGGGCATCGACAAAGTTCGGGCGCAGCCGCAGCGCTTCGTTGCAATCCTTCAGGGCGGCCTGCAGGTCGCCGATCACGGTGCGGGCCCAGCAGCGGTTGTTATAGGCTTCCACGTCCTTGGGGTTGAGCCGCAGCGAGTTGTCGAAGTCCTTGATGGCAAGGCTGTAGGCGCCCTTGCTGGCATAGACCTGCCCGCGCCGGTACAGCGCGCCGGCGTCGTCGGGATTGGCGGCGAGCTTCTGGGTCAGGCTCTTGATGGTCGGGTCATCGGCCAGCGCGACGGCGGTCGGCCCTTCGGCCGGCTTTTCAGGCGGAGCGAGGGTGACTTCGGCCGGCTTGGGCGGCTGCGGCAGCGCCGGCGTCTCGACCCGCGGCGGCGGTGGCGGTTCGACGCGCGGCAGCGGCGGGGGAGCGACCTGGGGAGCGGCTTGAGGCGGTGCCGGAGGAGTTGCCGGGGGTAACGCCGCCACCGGACCCGGGGCGGCCGGCTTGGCGCCGGTGCCCGGGATGAAGGAAAAATCCTCGGCCAAAGAGGAGGAGATCCACGGCACCTGTTCGCTGCGGGAGGCGCGGGTGACGCCGACGCGGGTGCGATTGAGGGTTTCCTCGGCCATCAGGTCGGGAACGCGAATTTCCTTGAGCAATTCCCGCACGAACAGGCTGCGGTCGCTGCCATTGTCGCTGACCACCGAAGAGAGCGCGGCCGAATACATCACCAGCGTTCCGTTCGGCGCAATCACAGGCGCCAGCCCCGCGGAAAAGCTGCGGAACCGGCGCTCGAACGGGTTGCGTCTGGAGGCGTCGATCAAGGCGATCTTGACCCCGGCGCCGCGGCTGTTGATTTCGCCCAGCACCGTCTCCAGGCTGAAGCCGTCGCGGCGAACGTCCGGCTCGGTCCAGATCTGGGCATCGACCGGAATCATGTAGCTCTGGCGGCCGGACTGCACGCCGAATCCGCTGAAGAACAGCAACACCACCGAGCCGGGCTTGATCCGTCCGTAAAGCTTGTCGAAGGCGCGCCGCATCGCGTCGCCGGTCAGATTTTCCCCGACCTCGACGCTGAAGCCGTCGCGCTTGAGTTCGTCGGCGATGGCGCGGGCGTCGTTGATCGGTTCCTTGAGCGGCGCCTCGGCGTCGGGATATTTCGCGTTGCCGATGACAAGTGCAAAGCGCTCCGCGCCCGCAGCGACCGACGGGACAATCGGGATAACCGACAAAACCGAAATCAGAAATAATGCGATGCGGATTTTCATAAAACGGCAGTCCAGCCAACAAAGCGCCGACACCAGCTTGCGCCTCGGCGACCTTACTCTACGCAAACCGCATTATCAAACCGGGGTCGCCGAGCCTGTCAACTGGTTGTGAAGCCGATCGCAATTGCGACAATTAACCGCGACAAGGCGGGGGAATAAACCGTGACACGGATTGGCGGTCCCGTGATCGCGGGTTGCGGGTGCGTTGCAGCGGGCAGGGCTGGGGGATCAGGCGCATGGCGGGTCCTCCTGCGGCGCGACCGTGGAGCCGCCGCGAACCATCCGGTTTGACCTTTCGGATCGGCGGTGGCTTGGTGCCGCGATCGGAAAATCAGGAAGAAAAGTACAGCCGATGGGAAACGCCTACGAGATCTACGCCCTGCGCTATGCGACGATGTCGCCGCGCACCCCCCACATGAACTACCTGCTGCCGGATCCCCACGAAACCACGGCGCAAGACCTCGATTATTTCGTCTGGCTGATCCGCGGAAACGGTCGCGATATTCTGGTCGACACCGGTTTCAATGCGGAAGAGGCGCAGGCGCGCGGCCGCAGGCTCACGCTCAATCCGGTCGATGCGCTGGCGCGCTTCGGCGTTGACGCCGGCGCCATCAGGGATGTCGTCGTCACGCATCTGCATTACGATCACGCCGGCAATCTCGATCGCTTCCCCAATGCGCGGTTTCATCTGCAGGACCGCGAGATGAGCTATGCGACCGGGCGCTGCATGTGCCAGGGCCTGCTGCGGCATCCGTTTTCGGTGGAGCACGTCACGCTGATGGTGCGGCATGTCTTCAGCGAGCGCGTCACCTTCCACAACGGCGATGGCGAGGTCGCGCCCGGTGTGACGCTGCATCGGGTCGGCGGCCACTCCGACGGCCTGCAGGTGGTGCGGGTCGAGACCGCGCGCGGCCCGGTGGTGCTGGCGTCGGACGCCTCGCATTACTACGGCAACATGCATCGCCGCAGCCCGTTCCCGATCATCTATAATCTCGGCGACATGTTCGAGGGCTGGGATATCGCGCAGCGCCTTGCCGGTCATCCCGATCGCGTCATTCCCGGCCATGATCCCCTGGTCTGCGACATCTATCCGCGCGCCGGCGACAACGCCGACGCATTTGCCCTGCATCTGCCGCCGTCACGTTCCTTCGTCAAATAACAAGGCGTTTTCGAGCGACGCGGGTACCGGTCCGCAATCGGGAAAACGCGCCAAACAAAAAAGAGCAAACTCATGCCAGACTACAAGACCATCGGTTTCATCGGCCTCGGCGTGATGGGCGAGCCGATCTGCCGCAACCTCGTCAGGAAAAGCGGCGCGCCCGTGCTTGCCTTCGATCTTTCGCCGGAGCCGCTGGCGCGGCTGGCTGCGGACGGCGCCGGCATCGCCGCGTCTGTCGCCGACGTCGTCAACAACAGCGACATCGTGTTCCTGTGCCTGCCCAGCGCCAAGCACGTGCACGCGGTGTTTGGCGGCGATGGCATCCTGAAGCACATCCGCAAGGGCCAGGTCGTGGTCGATCTCGGCACTTCTTCGGTCAACCAGACCCGCGATTTCGCAGGCCAGTTGCAGGCCAGGGGCGCGACCTGGGCCGACGCGCCGATCGCGCGCACGCGCCAGGCGGCGCAGGACGGCACGCTCAGCGTCATGGTCGGCGCGACGGATGAAATCTTCGCCGCGATCGAGCCCCTGATCCGCTGCTTTGCCACCGATGTCACCCATTGCGGCGGCGTCGGCGCCGGGCAGGTTACAAAAATCCTCAACAACATGGTGCTGTTCGAAACCGTCAACGCGCTGTCCGAAGCGGTGGCGCTGGCCAAACACAACGGCGTCGATCCGGCGCTGCTGCTCGACACCCTCTCGAAGGGATCGGCCGACAGCTTCGCGCTGCGCAATCACGGCATGAAGGCGATCGTGCCGGGCAATTTTCCCGAACGCGCCTTCTCGACCGAATATGCCTTGAAGGATCTGTCTTATGCGCTGGAACTGGCCGGCGACGCCGGCATCAAGATCCGCGGCGCCGAGCTGACCGGCAGGATTCTGCAGGAAGCGATCGATGCCGGCTCGGGCGGGGCGTATTTTCCCATCATCGCGAAGTATGTAGGCGGACGCTAACCGGAGTTGGCCATGATCAATCGCTTTCCCGGCCTTACGCCGACACGCAGCCGCGCCGTCGTTCATGGCGACCTCGTGCTCACGGTGGCGGTCGCGCCCGATCCGGTGACGTCCTCGATGTATGAGCAGAGCGCAAAGGCGCTGGCCCGCATCGACGAGAGCCTCGCACTGTGCGGCTCGGACAAGAGCAAGATCCTTTCGGCGATCGTCTACATCACCGACATGAAGCGCAAGAGCGAGATGAACCGCGC
The sequence above is drawn from the Bradyrhizobium sediminis genome and encodes:
- a CDS encoding efflux RND transporter periplasmic adaptor subunit — translated: MKLSEYLKPAIGVVVVVVLGAGYYWFEHRPRPEEKDTPSNALVIVTKTTNACFSDMVRVTGFIVPRREAVVGVEQEGSRVSEVLVREGDMVTENQELARLTPPPQQAGGRPGPTVLRAPAAGLVTEVRTIAGAPASPQAGPMFRISVNNEIELDAEVPAIHMLKLNPGASARVSRDNVPDLIGRVRLVSPQIDRSTQLGHIRISLTNNPSLKIGMFARANIDAKRSCGVAIPRTAIDHLTVQVVKGNTIETRKVKVGLVSDTSTEILEGLDVGEIVVADAGTSLHDGDQIKTMFAEELDRVRVR
- a CDS encoding OmpA family protein, translated to MSGRKNLTAILSIVTIGAALSFGMAKAVAAEDVTEDQIVRALAPAKKPLTRGLSVGPKVDPAVSAEEGRFVQKIRGRPSRSLSVNEREEIATLAKDKPNIDLEITFDYNSADISAKSLPSVQALGKALSNPDLKGSTFVVAGHTDAAGGEAYNQDLSERRADSIKRYLTDKFGIAGADLVTVGYGKSKLKDPGHPLAEVNRRVQVVNMASTTTASK
- a CDS encoding caspase family protein; translated protein: MKIRIALFLISVLSVIPIVPSVAAGAERFALVIGNAKYPDAEAPLKEPINDARAIADELKRDGFSVEVGENLTGDAMRRAFDKLYGRIKPGSVVLLFFSGFGVQSGRQSYMIPVDAQIWTEPDVRRDGFSLETVLGEINSRGAGVKIALIDASRRNPFERRFRSFSAGLAPVIAPNGTLVMYSAALSSVVSDNGSDRSLFVRELLKEIRVPDLMAEETLNRTRVGVTRASRSEQVPWISSSLAEDFSFIPGTGAKPAAPGPVAALPPATPPAPPQAAPQVAPPPLPRVEPPPPPRVETPALPQPPKPAEVTLAPPEKPAEGPTAVALADDPTIKSLTQKLAANPDDAGALYRRGQVYASKGAYSLAIKDFDNSLRLNPKDVEAYNNRCWARTVIGDLQAALKDCNEALRLRPNFVDALDSRGLVNLKSGQTKNAIADFDAALKINPRLTSSLYGRGLAKQRNGSISEGELDISNAKAMDPNIVKEFASYGVR
- a CDS encoding N-acyl homoserine lactonase family protein, with translation MGNAYEIYALRYATMSPRTPHMNYLLPDPHETTAQDLDYFVWLIRGNGRDILVDTGFNAEEAQARGRRLTLNPVDALARFGVDAGAIRDVVVTHLHYDHAGNLDRFPNARFHLQDREMSYATGRCMCQGLLRHPFSVEHVTLMVRHVFSERVTFHNGDGEVAPGVTLHRVGGHSDGLQVVRVETARGPVVLASDASHYYGNMHRRSPFPIIYNLGDMFEGWDIAQRLAGHPDRVIPGHDPLVCDIYPRAGDNADAFALHLPPSRSFVK
- a CDS encoding NAD(P)-dependent oxidoreductase — encoded protein: MPDYKTIGFIGLGVMGEPICRNLVRKSGAPVLAFDLSPEPLARLAADGAGIAASVADVVNNSDIVFLCLPSAKHVHAVFGGDGILKHIRKGQVVVDLGTSSVNQTRDFAGQLQARGATWADAPIARTRQAAQDGTLSVMVGATDEIFAAIEPLIRCFATDVTHCGGVGAGQVTKILNNMVLFETVNALSEAVALAKHNGVDPALLLDTLSKGSADSFALRNHGMKAIVPGNFPERAFSTEYALKDLSYALELAGDAGIKIRGAELTGRILQEAIDAGSGGAYFPIIAKYVGGR
- a CDS encoding RidA family protein, whose translation is MINRFPGLTPTRSRAVVHGDLVLTVAVAPDPVTSSMYEQSAKALARIDESLALCGSDKSKILSAIVYITDMKRKSEMNRAWDEWVDARNPPMRACIGVDLEPPHIVEIVVTAVK